A region of the Phaseolus vulgaris cultivar G19833 chromosome 11, P. vulgaris v2.0, whole genome shotgun sequence genome:
tattattattttgagtttttaaaattcttaacATGGGTTTAACGTTTGTTTAACCGATACTAaactttttgtttattttcttgttcAACTAACGTTGACTTTGTCTATACTAACAACATCATTTGTTGGTAAACGCTTATTTATGAAAACTAATTAACTTCATTCTTGTAACGATATGTACTTTCAAAGAAAATTGACATGTCCTttaaattgagttttttttttctaaataaccaataaaaaatattctcaaCTGTCAAGTAAAGTGAAGGAGGACAAATAAAGTAGGACAAActacacaaatatttttaatgtgaaAAAACGTTAacctaaatataaaaactactAATAGTCTAGAACAAAGAAATACATATACTATAATTAATAAGTGATAAAAGAGAATATCTAACAATGCATAAACAATTATAATGAGTTAAAGCAAGCCAAAACAACAATATTTACAATTAAGAAATAATATGAAAACCTTAAAAAATGGtaaactttttttctctctctctgaaatttcaatcaaataaataaCCATCCCTTACGAATTTAGTGTCTAAAAAATTTGCTCTATCTGATGGTGAATGAATTACAagttacaattaaaaaatttacactTTGGTGAGTATGCGAAAACAATTTCTTCTTGTCTCCCCAAAGTCCTATTTTATGTTATTAGTCTCTCTCATGCACAATTCTAATAACATagatgatatataaaaaaaaaaaaattatttaaaaatggtAAGCGGTGGCGGTCAGGGTTCTGCAAACGACTCCTCGTCGTTCTTCTTCACGAACATCCCTCAGGGTGCCGGTGAAGAGGACATGTTTAAGGTCTTCCAAAAATGGGCAAGGGTGAAGGACATTTTCATCTCACGAAGACCAAACAAATGGGGAAGGAGGTTCGGGTTTGTGAGTTTCTTTGGAGTACAAGACGAAGGGCGCTTGGAGAGAGAGTTGGACCAGATATACATTGGAAGCAGGAAGTTGTACGTGAATATTCCAAAATATAGGAGACAGCAGTATGGTCGTAGAACGGAGGAACGGAGGGCACCGAGGGACTTGCCAAGAGAGAGCCAAAAGCCAGAAGGGAAGCAGTATCTGAAGGAAGGTGCGAAGGTAGGGAAACATGGAGATAAAGGGATCTGGAGGGAGAAGAATGGGAATAGATCCTATGTCGATGTGGCTAAAGGAGAGCCTCAAGAGACGTGGAAGGGCCTAGCTCTTAAAACACAACAACATATTCTACCTTGGATGGAAAGAAGTGTGGTTGGGACCCTTGGTGATGGAGTGGACTTTGGTATGCTGGGAGAGGAACTAGTGAAGGGAGGAATGACAATGGTAAAGGCGAGATTCTTGGGTGACAACCTCGTCATGCTTACTCCGCGAGAAGGAGAGGCTATGAAGGACATTATGGAAGACAATAAAGAATGGTTCGAATCGGTGTTCTCTGAGGTTAAGCCTTGGTCGGTCAGTAGTGGTGCAGACCATAAGCTAGTGTGGGTGAAGTGCTATGGGTTGCCTTTACCGTTCTGGAATAGGGACTGCTTCTCAAAAGTGGTTGGTCATATTTCTGCTACGGCTACGATGGTAGCCATTGACAAGTCCACGCTTATATGGGAGGTCCTGGAATATGCACGTCTGCTAGTGCGCGTTCAAAATATTGGCAGCGTTAGAATGACAAGAAGAGTGAAGGTTAATAAACATGTGTGCAGTATATACATAGAAGAGGAGGTCAATGGCAGTGTAGGAGGTGGGTGCAATGGCAATCAGTTTACAGATGAGTCCAGTGATAGTGTGTCATCATCGGAAACCTATGTGGAGGACACAGATTGCTCGGCGAAGAGTGGAGAGGAGAAGGTCAGGCGAAGGGCGGGGAAGGACCGTTGGTCAGAAGGGGGGGAAGGAGGAAAAGAGGATCTGGGAGATACGCAAAAGTCAAATGACCGTTCTAAGGGGTGTCGCTCGAAAAGTGCAGACCACCAGGGGAAAGGTGAATTTTCTTTCACAGAAGAGGAAAGATTGGATCAGAATGTATGTGACATTCTACCTAACCTAGCCTATGAGGGGTGCGACAGCAACCCTAAGATAGCTGACCTGGCTAAAATGGTGGTTGATATAGAGTGCTTGAGTAACCAAAAGGCTATCTCTCAAGAGCTGGGCCGGGTCAATAAGAGCGGGAATCAATTGTAGAGTGGCAGGCCCGTTTGCTTAGCCCAGATGGAAGGAAGAATTGAGTACCAGTTAACAGAAAAGGCTTATGAGGAAAGGAGTGCCAATAACAAAAGTGGGATGACGTGTAGAAGCCTGCTAGATGGGTCGGATGAGAGTGTCACCAAAGAAACGGACCACGTATCTAGTGGTAGTGAAGGGTCTAAAGAGGCAGTTGGAACACGACAAGGCCAAAGCAGGGAGGAAGGTGGGCAGCAAGGAAGAGTCGGTATGCTGGATGGCAGTGAAGGCCGTGAAGCTGTAGATGTAAAGTCATTGACAATGGACAAGGCTCTCGGAATGGGTGACGACGGAGAAGCCCAGAGAAGTAGGTCCAGTTCGCCAATGCGTCGTCGGAAGAAGAAAGGCTTAGCGGAGTTGGGGGATTTCTGTTCCTACCCAAGGCGGTCGGGAAGGCTCAGAGCAAGATTTGCCCAACCAGGGATACCGGCCCATATGAGTCATGAGGTGTCTTTAACCTCTATCTCTGATAGGAATATTTTCAATTGTAATCACCGCTTTACTGAACCTGAAATTGAGGAGGGACCATCCAAGCTCTGGTCAGTGGGCAAGCAAATTGGGATTAGATGCCGTGGGGATGAAGAGGAGGCGGTCAAGGAATATGGGCGCATGGAAGTACGTGACTCAGGGAAAGCGTCATGCTCTAAGGTGAGTGTTAAGAGTGGTTTTTAATGATAATTCTGAATTTGAATATTAGAGGAGTGGGGGGTGGcactaaagctaggtacttGAGACATGTAATAGCTGGTGAGGGGGTGGATTTTGTCTGTTTGCAAGAAACAAAAGCTAAGGTATTCACggaagcaaaatgtttttctctGTGGGGGGACAACAAAGTGGGGTGGATTCACCATGAAGGAGAGAATGGCTGTGGAAGTTTGTTATCGATGTGGTATGAAGAGGCGTTTAGTTATGTAAGTCATGTGAAGGGTAAAGGCTTCATTGCTGTATTCGGTAAACACATTAAATCTAATACCAGTTGTGCAGTGGTTAATGTGTATGCTGCATGTAATCTGAACGAGAAGAAGATTTTTTGGAAGGAGTTGACTGAAGTAAGATTATCGTATCCTGTTTTGGGTTGGTGTATGTGTGGCGATTTTAATGCTATAAGAAGTCAGAATGAAAGGAAAGGTGTCAGGGATAGGGTTGATCAATCTTGTGAGATCAATGGGTTTAATAACTTCATCGATGCCAACTCTCTCTTTGATTTGCCTTTAGTAGGAAAGACTTTTACCTGGTTCAAATCTAATGGGTCGGCAAAAAGCAGATTAGACAGAGTGTTGGTCTCTGAAGAGTGGATGGACATGTGGCCTATGTGTAAACAGTACGTGCAACAAAGGGAAGTCTCAGACCATTGTGCAATAGTGGTTAAGTCTGTGGATAAGGATTGGGGGCCAAAGCCCTTCCGCTCTATTGATGCGTGGCTTAAGGAGAAGGACTTTGGTGAATTGGTAAAGGGTATGTGGTTATCCTATTCTGTGCAGGGGAGTGCGTTTACAAAGGTTAAGGAGAAGCTGAAGTGCTTGAAAGGGGATTTGAAAATGTGGAATAAGGATGTGTTTGGCAACATTCAAACCAGCAAGAAGAGGATTCTGCAGGAGTTGGAGGATCTAGATTGCCAAGACTGCTGTGTTGACTTGGGGGATGGCGATAGATTGAAGAGGATGGAGTTGGTAGGCCGCTTGAAGGAAATGGAAAAGAAGCTAGATTCTCTAATTTGTCAGAAGGCTAGAGCAAATTGGTTTAGGAGTGGGGACTCAAGTACTAAATTTTTTCATACATCTCTAAGATGGAGAAGACTAAGGAATGAGGTTAAGGGAGTTGAGGTTGGAGGAATCTGGTGTGAGGAACCCACCACTGTACGCAAGGAAGCCAAAAGTCTCTTCGAAAGCAGATTTAAAGCTACGAAGGATTATGGAGTTCGTCTAGATAAGGTAGAGTTCAAATCCCTATCCCTAGAGGATAATTTGTACTTAACTGCTGCTTTTTCTGAGGAAGAAATAAAGGAAGCAGTGTGGCTTTGTGATGGGTCTAAGAGTCCGGGACCAGATGGGTTCAACATGAATTTTGTCAAAGGAAATTGGGAGGTCCTCAAGGAAGATATAGTAGCTGCGGCGGCCATCTTTTATGAGAATGGGGTTATTCCAAGAGGTTGCAACGCCTCTTTTATAGCACTTATACCTAAGATAAGGGACCCTGTTAAACTTGAGGAATATAGGCTTATCTCTTTGGTAGGATCTCTGTATAAGATATTATCAAAAGTGCTGGCAGGGAGGATCAAGAAAGTCCTTACCTCTGTGATTGATGATTGCCAATCGGCATTCCTCAAGAATAGAGGGATTCTTGACAGTGTGCTAATGGCTAATGAGGTGATAGAGGACTTAAGGAGGAGAAGGAAGAGTGGTTTGTGCTTAAAGGTAGATTTCGAAAAAGCATACGATTCAGTAAGGTGGGAGTTTCTTTATGATCTGCTTAGAAGGATGGGGTTTGATAGCAGATGGATTATGTGGATACAAGGATGCCTTGAGAGTGCTACGGTGTCTGTACTTGTTAACGGCAGTCCTACAGAGGAATTCAAACCGTCAAGAGGGTTAAGGTAGGGCGACCCCTTAGCACCTTTCCTGTTTCTTGTGGTAGCTGAAGGGCTCGCTGGACTAGTAAGGCAAGCGGAAAAGGCAAATCTTCTATCCGGACTAAAAGTAGGAAGGAAGGAGGTAGAACTTAACATTCTACAGTTTGCTGATGACACCCTATTCTTATGCCAGGATTCCTTCAGCAATGTTTTTACCCTGAAGGCTATTCttagggggtttgagatagccTCAGGTTTGAAGATTAACTTCCATAAGTCAAAAATAGCAGGTGTAAATGTGCTGGAAACCAGTTTGGATAGTTATGCAAAAACTTTGAACTGTGGGCAGATGGATGTACCCTTTATCTACTTGGGCCTAGAAGTGGGGGGTAACCCGAGGAAGAAAAAGTTATGGGAACCTGTCCTTAACAAACTAAAGTCAAGGCTCAGTGTGTGGAAAGGGAGATTTCTCTCAATGGCAGGAAgattatgtttaattaaatctGTTCTCTCTGCAGTGCCGCTCTACTATCTGTCTATCTTTAAAGCACCGGACGTGGTCTGTAAAAGTATTATTAGCATCCAAAGGAGGTTCCTATGGGGGTGGGGAAAGGACAAGCCGTCGATATCATGAATTAGTTGGAAAGAGCTGTGTAAGTCAAAAGAGGAAGGTGGGTTGGGGATTAGAGATATCCGAAAGTTTAACTTGGCACTCTTGGCTAAGTGGAAATGGCGATATATCTCTAACGAGAAAGGAAGGTGGAAGGAAGTGTTGGATTCCAAGTATGGGAGGAAAGTAAATAAGGGGCATGTGCCCGTGAAACATCAGTCTTGGTGGTGGAGGGATTTAACGAGTAGTTGTATggagggaggaggagaaggGTGGTTCCAAAGAGAAGTAGGTTGGAAGATAGGGAGTGAGGACAAAATTCGGttttgggaggatgtgtgggtAGGGAACTCAAATCTGAAAACCTTGTACCCGAGACTGTACTCCTTGTCTCTAAACCAAGGTCATAAGGTGAAAGAAGTAGGAGGGTGGGAAGGCTTGGTGTGGAGGTGGACCTTAAGCTGGAGGCGTGatagatttgagtgggaaaCCGTGATGGAATCTGAGTTGGAAGACATTATATCCAGAGTTAATGTGATGAGGGATGAGAATGATGCCCTTGAGTGGAAAGGGGAAGTTGATGGGGGCTTTACAGTGAGCTCTGCGTATGAGTGCATAGGTAAGAATGATATGGGTTCTCAAATTGAAGTGTTCAAGATGCTCTGGAAAGCGAAGACGTTCCCTAATGTCCTGATCACATCCTGGAGGGTGTTGCTGAACAGAATCCCAACCAGGCTGTGTTTAAAGAGGAGGGGAATAGTGTTGGATACTACAGAATGTGCTCTCTGTAAGAACCACGAGGAGTCAAGTCAACACCTGTTCATAGAGTGCAGAGTTGCTTATAGAATATGGACTATGTTTTTTAGATGGATTGGAGTGCTGTTTGTTCAACATAATGAAGTTCGGATTCACTTTGAAAGCTTCCACTTGACACAAGGAAGTAATAAACAAAATCTGTTTTGGAAAGGGGTATGGGCAACTATTGTTAGGTGCTTGTGGGAGCAGAGAAATGAAGTAGTGTTCAACCAAAATGTGGTAGATGAAGAAGAAGTCTTCCAAAAAGTTCAACTTAAATCCTGGTTGTGGTTAAAGCATAAAGGGGCTAAGTTTAATTACTCTCTTTCGGACTGGGTGTTGAACCCAATGGTGTGTTTAAGCAGCTATAAGTAGTAGGTTAAATAAGAAGAAAGGTGGAGCTAGAAGGCAGGTAGGAGTTCGTGGGTGTTCAGCTGGATGGGGTTACCAGAGACCCGGGAGTAGGGCAAATGAGAGGCAGTGTGTAGCTGACTTGCTCCCTGGAGGTTCGACAAAAGGAGCACTTTTTCTAGACGAAGATGGCCAATAGTGTGGTGGGTCTCCCAAACAAATGTAGGTGTGCGATTAAGGCAAGCTGCCAAGGCGCACGTTCGGATGGATGAAGACATGGAGAGGTAATGGACTTATATAGCTGGCTGTTATGCTTCTTTGCTAACAGTGGGTGAACTCAGCTGGGGCACTGTATAACCCTGCTCGCGGGTGACTTTTGTTAAGTAAGGCTTCCTGAAGTTGCTTGGGTCAATTTCTGTTAAGTATGGATATGTAGAAGCTGGGGAGGGTGCTGAGGATCAGTTGGGAGCGATGCTGCTGGCTGGCTGGGTGTGTAGGTATATAAGTTTGGTAAGGGGCTGGTAATAGACGTGTGGTGCTGTTCTTGGTTGGATTCTCATGGACTCTAAGCTACAGATATGCAACGCTGAATATTGCTTCCAGGAAGGTGGTCGTGGGTGAACGCTGCCAGGAGGTGAGTTGGGGGGAATGAGATAGTGAGATGAATCTGGACAGGCGCTTTGACTGGGCCATCCCCGGAGGGTGAGTGGTTAGAGACAGATACAGTGGGTGCGCTGATATTGCCAACAATGCTTTTTAGTGTGGTGAATGAAATTGTGCAACAATGGCTTATGTGTAGTACTGGTCTACTGGGTTAGCTGGATGGCTGGTTTAGAGCGGCTATGCATACCAGCATTGTGCAGGTGGTCCCTCTGGCTATGTGATAGAGGGAGGGTGGTTATAGTGGAATGGGCGTAGGAAGCCCCTCTATGTAATGTGTGTGTTCTGAGTCGggttgtataagggttgagacacccctgaagtgtcccttttaatttcatttaattctttgctgataaaaaaaaaaaacatagatgatatatgtatataacatattatttatgttaaaaaattatgcaTATTATAATGTTAGATGTGGGAAAAATAGGAATATTAGAAGATTAATTATCTATGATTTTGTTGATAGAAAATTTGACTTATCTGGAATAAAGAAGCCCACATAAATGTTTCAGAAAAGGTTTGTCTTGCACTAAGATAAGGTTGAAGTTGGAAGCCGCTGAGAAACGAAAACGCATTTAATTTCATGATTCCAATTCCCTTCATTGAGATGATTCCATTTCCACAGAACCCTTTCTTTGTCGAAATGTGGTGACAAAGCACTTGCAATTGAAAATATCCAGCGTTTGGTTACTCTCAATATTTGACCTGTATTATTCATTCACGTTGCTTTGACAAGAGGGCATTGCTCAAACACCATTGGTCCATTTGCAAAATTGCTTTCATGGGGCTGTGTTAATTTTGGTCCATGCGTGATTTGGTAATAATGCTTGGATTAGAATAGTTGTTGGATTATGAAATTGCATTGTCTCAACTTCATCTTAGACACTCCCAACAAAGTAACAGAAAATGACACCAACAATAGTTTCGAAAAATAATATCAACGTAGCCAACATTTGAAAGCAACAACAACAACTACAATGCTGGCAACTTCATGAATTGAAAGAGGGTGCTTTAGTTCAATTAATCTGGATAATTATATatagaaataattaatttatgtgtCCATAATTCAGAATTCAATTTGATTCATTCCAGTGTCCCACATCAACTTTTCTGACGTTACGTTTTTTATTATGAGTTTTTTATACATTGCATTCGTATTTTACAGGACAAAATTGAATAAAACTTAATCACAATGCATGTacgttgctgataaaaaaaaaaaaaaaaacaatgcatGTACGTTGACCAACTATGATAAAATTTTCAGACTTGTCTTTTATATTCAGTAACAAGTTTTTATCCATGGCTTACACATTTTATTATAGAAAATTGGTATGGAATTTGACtattaacatatatttattactTGTACATATATTTATCCTACTACTAACTTAACATTACAAGAAAACAAGCAATTAGTTTCTAAATACTTGCGTGGACCAATTACGGACGCTAATATCATTGACTAAAATGGCGTAAAATCCACGCAAAATGGTATTCGACGCAAAACGAATGCActtatggatttatttatttttttaaaaagttccAGTTTGCGTCGGCTTGCGTCGGCCACGGccacatatatttatattttaggattttaaaattatttatttaaatttatttaatgtataatattataaaaaatattttaatatttaattctttattgtatttattttaaaattatttctttaatattataataaattatttaatttattaatttttaatataaattagttaaattaaatttattaaattaattaagtgtttgatttaaaattaattgagtaaaagaaaagatgtatttaaattatttaaatgttatataacatatttaattattttaaagattatttattttaaatttattctatttatatattgtcataaatattttatttttgaaattatgatataaattagttaaattaaatttattaaattgatgaagtgtttaattttgaaattatttaaaagaagttatcttaaaaaggttataaagatttgaaaacatgtagaaaaataataattaagtaaaaaatagtaaaaaaaataatgcgtatttaaattttgtaaatattatataaaatatacataaatttaagaatataaattcaagatgaagtaattaattaatgcaaaatgtaatgaatgtatttaaaaatagagaGTAAATTTCctctaaaaatgttttatttggcttaagaaaaaaagagttagataaaacttttgattagtaacttaaataaatttaaatgttatatgtgTGCAATGGATGAATGAACTaggaattttgtttttatatccattataattttaaagatgtTACTTCTCATCAATGAAGCATAAGACCATCTTAAAGAATTAGCGAAAATGTATATGATACAAACATATTAATTAAGACTAAGTGCGTGAGTAAGTAACTTATTCTTAATTGTTAGATTGGTACAATATCCAAAGTGTTCCAAAGTTGACTACATGCTCTATAAATGTCATTGTTATAGTTACTGAGTATGATCTCGAAAAGAAATTAATGTTTTCCAACTGAAACACATAATAATGTAGTAAGTTGTAAGTAACGAGATGACACATATGCAATATTCTTTATAAGTGTGTTAATACAATTTCCCAATTTACTAAATAATAGGTCTTTGACATAGTAATTTTAGTAGACTTAGTTCTTAATAAATGTAACATAAATAAGTAAGTTTCGACTGGGTGTTATATAGAATGAACTTAAAATCATGGAATAGAGTTCATGATTACATGTTGGATTATAAGTTAATAACCCTAGTCCATTGTAAAGGCTAAAAGAGAGTATCGTAAGCAATTTGGGAAATATGAGTCATTTCGTGATAGTTATAGAATTAACTTAGAATCATAGAATATAGTTGATTAttagattttggattataagttagAAGGGATGATGAGGgtattgttgaaccaagtggtgttcaagctttgaagaatccaaaccctttgaaggatgttgaagccttggttgtgcttgctgttgatgtactgttttagttaggatctggggtagattgtgtttgtaatccacctcttgactgaatccaaagcataggcattctcaatctttttgaaagaaaaatgtttttcaaactaagttagaaacaaccgattgttttgtcgaaacaaccgattgtttatacttagatgtttttagaaaagattgaaaactttttttcaaatggttaatctgttaaaaccaaaacaaccgattgattcgaggaaacaaccgattgtttgttttggtaccataacagaaaaactgttttaactttgactgagctttaaatgttttaattgcTTACGCTTCAGTCTTTAAATGATTtgaccaatcattaaatgcaatgaataagtttgttaagatttgataacaaacaatatctttgaataaatttagaaaaacagttttgagtaacaatcttttacaagtttttttaatacaaattttgagtttttctaagagctgagattgcttggagtttgtgattgataaaagtgtgtggaataggattttgaattgtattgatttcaaattatctcctgtaacaagtgtaatccttgtactctgtaaAACAAGTTTcatttgtgtgtttgctgagatttgctatgtgttcttgaggggatcaagatcagaaatcttagtgttggtgtgttggcctagagaagtgtgtgtcttgaggggatcaaggtcactttcttggttgtggtgtaagtgatcaaggtgtgattgcttagtgaattTCCTCAGAGGTTTCTAAGAAGACTGgatgggtttggagtgaaccagtataaacatctgtgtacattttctctatccctaactctttaaattcatttttgatatttgtttactggtataaacaaccgattgttttgctggTGCAGTGCTTtaagctttgtgttttgaaaaactaatttcttaatcaaggtattcgcgaagtattttcattcaaggcttaaaagattacgaaaactctctttaaacaattcaaccccccccccccctctagtttaaagccatatattctaacaattggcatcaagagcttggttcttgaaatttattcaagttgatccaaaaatcttttttctatggctagaaaacaatcttttgaggaaggtgcttctatctacaaaccacctttattctgtggattgtaTTACAAATACTGGGAagccagaatgaaaatctttgtggaatctattgatcaaggaatttgggattcaattgagaatggtccttacattccaaagtttaaaaagaatggttctttcattgcaaaaccttggtctcaatggaccaatgatgaatgtaagatgaccaagcttgattgtactgctcaaaacataatagcttatgcactagatactaatgagtttttcaggatatcaaaatgcaaaattgctaaagagatgtgggacacactcaaggctgctcatggacacaatgaaccaaaggaggcaatgacaaagagtcaagcaaaaagaaaaagaaggcaaaataagaaaagcctcaacctttgcttcatggccagaaaggaggatgactcaagtagtgtaagttcatcaaactcctcaaactctgaaaattatggtcaattacttcaagcctttcaagaaacgcatgaagaagccaaccgattggctctcttgaacaatcggttaaaggaaaagaacagctggcttgaaaatagGGTAAAGACACTagaagaggaattagaaaattcaaaaacagattttgaaaatcttgaaatcatctacaaaaactcctcttgcaagtgtgatgctctagtttgtgaaaattgcgaaaatcttgaaaagaaggtccactatcttgttaaaactatGGATAaactttctaaaggccaatccaactttgagaatgtcttagcatctcaaaactgtgtttttggaaaagctggattgggttttaatccacaaaacaaacaagatagattttcaaaattattttcgaaaatgccagaaaaacaaccgattggaccattgaaacaatcgattgttacatgcttctattgcatgaaaagaggccattctgtgaggttctgcacaaaatcagaaaatatgttgttcctaaaggtcttatgaagtggattcctaagggtaATAAAGGTTTAATTGATGagtgtaaaccaaatggacccacattcataaggggaccaaatctttgtacttgaaatttttttttggtagggaatcttggaggagagcaagcaactgtggtacttggacagtggatgctccaagcacatgacaggggacaaatcaaagttcatgagcatctcctttaagcaagagggtcatgtcacctatggggacaacaacaaaggaaggattcttggaagaaaaagaccatCATTGAAGCTGAATAAATGCTCTGCATCTGTCCAAAGGTCCTCTacagtgaaaagaggcttcttgatcataaagcacatgactcattgaagaaataacaaaaggataagactttcctttttttgttcttaatttctgttttaaagttctttctcatggttaaaaatcttctttaaaatgcTTAATGTCATTTGCTTTGAActttttctgctcatggttaaaattcaaaatcagttttaactgctgcagaaaaacaaccgattgtttcttcgaaacaaccgattgttttgagtctgacagcactgtgaagaaataaatttaatttctattttgaatttctatccgttgcagatctttttaaagagagaatccttgttcaagaacctgtgttgaaagttgatcacgttcagagagaagt
Encoded here:
- the LOC137806873 gene encoding uncharacterized protein, producing the protein MVSGGGQGSANDSSSFFFTNIPQGAGEEDMFKVFQKWARVKDIFISRRPNKWGRRFGFVSFFGVQDEGRLERELDQIYIGSRKLYVNIPKYRRQQYGRRTEERRAPRDLPRESQKPEGKQYLKEGAKVGKHGDKGIWREKNGNRSYVDVAKGEPQETWKGLALKTQQHILPWMERSVVGTLGDGVDFGMLGEELVKGGMTMVKARFLGDNLVMLTPREGEAMKDIMEDNKEWFESVFSEVKPWSVSSGADHKLVWVKCYGLPLPFWNRDCFSKVVGHISATATMVAIDKSTLIWEVLEYARLLVRVQNIGSVRMTRRVKVNKHVCSIYIEEEVNGSVGGGCNGNQFTDESSDSVSSSETYVEDTDCSAKSGEEKVRRRAGKDRWSEGGEGGKEDLGDTQKSNDRSKGCRSKSADHQGKGEFSFTEEERLDQNVCDILPNLAYEGCDSNPKIADLAKMVVDIECLSNQKAISQELGRVNKSGNQL